ACAGATGAACTGTAGGATGTATTCAAAAATGTATTTAGCTTAATACAGGATCAGTACGTGCCCATGTGATTAAAGAGCTCAGCTTACTAAATAAAACAGTCCTGGGCAACAAAAGATTTGAGAGATGTCACAAAAGTAAGGAAAGAGTGTACAAAAATGCAAAGAATAGTGTAGATCCTGGAGACCTGTAAAAATATGAAGTGCAGCTAAGAATGACAAATAAAAGAGCAAGTGCTCTGAGAACATGAAAAGAAACATGCAAGCCTTATCAATATTAACAGAAAATGTTTTGACAACTACATTAGAAAAGATAGTTAACAGTAATGTGGGCCCTCTAGTGGGTAATGTTGTAAATGAAAATATGGAAAAGTTAGAATTGTTGAGTAACTAATTACTTTTTGCCAGTCTTGACAGTAGAATGAGTGGATAAAAACTTGGCATTCCAGTGAAACGAATATCAAATCAAGGATTGGAACTCATCATACCTGAGCAAGAAAATTGTATTTTAAAAACACAGTGCTGGATTTCCAAATCCCAAGATCTGATTGATGAATTCCACCGCAGAGGTTTCAAGGAAACAAGAAAAGAATTATATTTTCTTTAGCTATAATCTTCCAAAGCTCTCACAATTCAGCAATTGTCTGTTACATTCAAAACTCACAGAGATAAATTGATTATATAAGAAATATGAGTGGGAAACCCAGGGATATACCAGATGTTTGTTTAATGTCTTTTGTGGAGAAGTTATTGTAATCTAAAATTAAGGTCAGTCTAAGCACCGAGAGAAATTGACATTAATTAGGAAGAGTAACAAAGATTTGTAAAGCCCAGGTCATGATGAATTAAACTAATTGAATCTTTTGATGAAATAACTAAAGTAAATGGGATTCAGTTAACTCTGTTGGCTGGATGTCCAATGCGCAGCTCAGAATAATGCCAGTCTAGTTCTTGTTCTAGGTGAGACAGACTTGGGACCtaccccccttctctgtccttGAGAGTGCAGAGCAATGAAAATAACCACAAACAAAAATTTCAAAAAGTGTCAAAAAAGGAGTCAGGTCAAGGGAAGAGTTCCTTAACACTTCAGCTAGAGAATAAAATGCTGCCATCAAAAGCTGTTGGGATGAACCCACTCTATCTCAATTGTCCATTCATTCTCTGGTATCAGTGAATACCCCACCAAATGTCACTGATTGTATAATTTTCCTTTCTATTTAGATAATGTATCATCATATTCTTAATAAACTGACTAAACTATATTAAAATTATTTACAAATACTCAACTGCCTATTTTGGCTGTGTGATTGCTGACTCAAAATTTTATAGAAGCTAACACCTGTCATTTACATGATCTTCCAGAAGGTATTTAATAATGTTGCGTGTAAGATCCTGTTGACTAAAACTACAGATCAAGGAATTAAAGACAAATTATTGACTTGATTGACCAAGTGTTCCAGCATTCTAATTCGCACCAACTCCTATTCACCCATCACCTCTTTCTGACTTATAAGAGCTCTCAATCAAACAACACTGATTTTTAAATCTCTCCATTCCTGCACTTTGTCTGTGCACTGCTCCAGCTTCACTACCCTTTGAGATATCTGCAGTTTGATAACACTGTTCATTTATGTACTCCCAACTTTAATCACTGCACCATTGGTGGCCATATCCTGAGTTGCCTTGACCCTAAACTttggatttccctccctaaataTCTCTGCATTTCTTTCTTCCATAGAAtagaacagaatccctacagtgtggaaacaggccattcagcccaacaagtccacactgactctccgaagagtatcccacccagatccattcccctactactctacatttcccctgactaatgcacctagtctacacatctctgaaaactatgaaatatttagcatggctaattcacctaacctgcacatctttggaccgtgggaggaaacccacgcagacatggggagaatgtgcaaactccacacaggagtTTAACCTTTCCTTTAAGATTCTCCTAATAAAGTAATCTCGGACTGGAGTGACTCCATCTTTGTGATGTCTCATTACTGTAACTGTGAAAGTAGGGTTCATCCCTGGTGTTTCGGGATTAGAATCTCTCACAAGGTTATCCATAGATTTCAGTTGGTACCTTAATAAACCCATACGATTGTGTTAATTTCCTGCTATGTCCTTGCAGACGCAGGTATTTTGCTTATGCTAGGTATTTAGTATACTGTAGTGTTGTCCCAGGTTGTTGAGTGCTTGCATGGACAAGAATGTTTGTCTCTTCATTGATCTGATATATTCAATAACATGTTTTTACAGGTTTTGATAAAAAAAAGCCTTAAGAAACAACGTCATTTGTCTAAACGAAGAATTATGCTTCATCTGCTGTATAACTCCTCCTGCAGAATTGGTAAAATAAATAGAAGAGTGAACTGGTAGAAAATAAGAGAAGGAAATTAAGAGAAACCCGAGATGGCAGCATCTGGAACGAATGTGAAAATGTGCTTACGGTCATTGGTAAGTGCATATAAATTGTGTTAACTTTTGAGAGTTAACTGAAGAGATAAAAGAAGGAAGAGGGTTAAAGCTTCCATAGGTATATAGGAAATGTTTGTAAGGAAATAAATAACCAAAGTAAATCTCGTTCCACTAAGGGTGAACCACAAAAACTATAATGGAGAGTAAGGAAATTGTAGATATGTAAGAAGGATTATAATTTACATCTATGTTGCCAATATAAGTAACAAAAACAATCTGCAAATAGTGGAGAGCCAGGAGTGTAGAGAGTAAGAAAATTAAAGCAATGGTGTTAATACAAAAATAATACTGGAGAGACTATTATTCTTTCTTAGTTGTCTACCCAAAGGCAGATCAATTTCATAGCATGGTGATCTCCATACCGGGGAAGGCAAGAAGACAGGTCCTGAATCTACCCCAGTCAGAATGGGGATTGAACTCCATGCTATTGGCACCAATTTCATCCACACTGGCTATTGAGCCAAATAAGCCAGGTTGATCTCCTATAAAGAGCATTGCAAAATCAGATGGATTTTTGCAACAATCGGCAATGATTACATGGTCAGCATTAGACCAGCTTATTTTTTGCTCCTTTACATACTGAGTTCAAATTTCACTgtctgccacagtgggatttgaactcatgttccctgAACATTATCCTGGATttactggattaatagtccagtaacATTTTTATCAGTGTGCCTTTGGGCAGAGCCAACAtgggatttatgaaagggaaatcatgtttgacaaacctgTTAAGCGTTTTGTGAGGATGCAACTAGCAGGGTAGATATGAATGGGTGATGCAGTGTACTCAGACTTCCTAAAATAATTTGATAAAGGGCCACACAAGATATCATGCAAAGTTAGGGCTGATAGGTTTACggggtaatatattagcatggatcaAAAATTAGATAATAGACAGGAAATAGTAATTAGGAAGAAAAACTTCATTTTCATGTTGCTGGACGATAGTTAGTGGGAAAACCAGAAGGATTGATACTTGAGCCTCAGCTATttactccttgaaagtagagttacagatagataggatagtgaagaaggtgtttggtaagctttcctttgtTGCACAAAGCATTGAGGAGagatgttgggaggtcatgttgcggctgtacaggacatcggttaggccacttttagaagattgtgtgcaattctggtctccatccgatcagaaagatgttgtgaaacttgaaaggattcagaaaagatttacaatgatgttgccagggttggaggatttaagctacagggagagcctgaataggctggggctgtttcccttggagcgtcggagactgaggttacagaaggcatggataggataaatagacaaggtcttttccctggggtgggagagtccagaactagacggcataggtttagggtgagaggagaaaaatttaaaagggagctaaggggcaactttttcacgcagagggtagtgcgtgtatggaatgagcttccagaggaagtggtggagactgatacaattacaacatttaaaaggcttggatgggtatatgaatagggacgGTTTAgcggaatatgggccaaatgatggcaaatgggactagattaggttaggatatctgatcaaactggatgagttagaccgaagggtctgtttctgtgttgtacatctttatgactacgATTCTACGAGTTAGATGAGGCAACTGAGTATAATGTATGCAAGGTTTCTGAAAATAAATTTTGAAATGGTCACAAATTAATATAGTCAGATTAAATAAGTGGGCAAGAATATGACTGTGTACTCCTGAGtatacaaccacctgatgaaggagcagcactctgaaagctagtgcttccaaataaacctgttagaccataacctggtgttgtgtgatttttagcttttatTACAAAGGAATTGGAGTGCGTATAAAGCTGTCTGACTGCAATCATGATGTGCAGCTATCTGACGAAGGAGTAACGCTTCGAAAgcttgcacttccaaataaacctgttggactataacctgccgttgattgatttttaactctgactgCAATTAAATAGAGCCTGAGTGAAACCTGACCTCACAAGTCTAAATCCTAAATCCTACTTGTCATACAATGTACAATGAAAGTTCACTCCACTAATTTCTGGGTCGAGGGAGGTGTCCTAACAAAAAATTGAGGGAAACTTGAGTCAACTAAGCCACTGTCCcctaaagtttagaagaatgcgAGGTCATCTTACTTAAACATGTCCATTTTGTAAAGTCCTTTACAAGGTAGATACTGGGAGGAtaaaaggtcactggacttgattaattctgatgctgccagacgtgctgagtttttctagctcTTTGTGATTTCAGATGCTGGAAGAATATGCTTCCAATTGGGCTATCCAGAAATAAATACCACAACTTCTCGATAAGGGGCTGGCCATTTAGGATGGCGATAAGTAGAAATTTGTTCACTTTAGTattgtaaatctttggaattctattAAGAGCTATTTCATTGATTATTTATAAGATGGTTCTCGACAGATTCTGGATATTGAGGGAACTAAATAGTTTAGAAATAGTGCAGGAAGATGGACTTGTGGTGGAAGATCTTATTTAATAGAGTAGGCTGGAAGAATTGATTGGCTAATATTTTCCCTATTGTGTTCTTATGTAAGAAAGGAAGGAAATAAACATATTGTTATAGTGCCTTTCATGTCTGTGTAGTTGACagagaagaaagttacctcagagtacaatgggatcttgatcagatggaccaatgctgaggagtggcagatggagtttaatttatgggtaaatgagaggtgctgcattttggaaaagcaaatcagagcaggacttttttttagattctctgtagtgtggaaacaggcccttcggcccaaccagtccacaccaaccctttgaagagtaacacacccagacccatttccctctgacgaatgcatctaacactatgggtaatttaacatggccaattcacctgacccgcacatctttagactgtgggaggaaactggagcacccagaggaaacccacgcagaggctggaatagccgtgctaaccactgagccaccatgccgccccaacttatacacttaatggtagtgttgctgaacaaagacagcttagaatgcaggttcatagttccttgaaagtagagtcgcaggtagatagaatagtgaaggtgtttgatatgctttcctttattggtcagagtattgagtataggagttgggaggtcatgttgtggctgtataggacattggttaggccacttttggaatattgtatgcaattctggtctccttcctattggaaagatgttgtaaaacttgaaaaggaccagaaaagatttacaaggatgttgccagggttggaggatttaagctgtagggagaggctgaacaggctgtgtttcccctggaatgtcagagactgaggtgtgaccttatagaggcttataacatcatgaagggcatggataggataaatagacaacatcttttccctggagtgggggagtccagatctagagggcataggtttagggtgagagaggaaagatttaaaaggaacctaaggggcaaatctttcacacagagggtggtgcatgtatggaataaactgccagcagaaatgatggaggctggtgcaattgcagcatttaaaaggcatctggatgggtatatgaataggaacagtttagcgggatatgggccaagtgctagcaaattggactagattacgttgggatatctggtccgcatggatgagttggactgaagggtctgtttccatgctgtacatctcaaagaACTTCATAAATAATTACATGTTTTTTTTGAAATACATTCATTGTTGTGTAAATTGTTTTAAACTTTATTATGCATTCAGTTGATTGTTTTTTCTAGATGGTGTTAATTGCTTTCATTGCAATAATTGATGCAAATGAACATATGGGATTACCTACCAATTGCAGAGATGAAATCCCACTTCATTTGCTAAAGAAGAGGATCAGCATCACACATCCTTCAAGTATTTTAACAGTGTTGGAAAGACATGATCAAAAGATAAATCACAGCTGCCCAGCATGGTCTCCTGAACTGCTGGCAAGTTCACACATTGAGGATAGGTCATTCTCACCTTGGAGCTACAGGTAAAATGAAATCTGAATTGTAGGTTTTTTTCTAGTAGTATTACTTTACTCCAAAAAAAGCTACTGATAGATCCATAGCTCTAAGATCCTAACTTAAGCAGGCAATGTGTGCAGGAACATGTTAGACTAGATTGAAGTTTATAAGTTAAAAGCTGCACACAATCTGTTGCATTGAATTGAATTCTATAAAAATATGGTGATCTTGGGTAgtaaggcattatgggtggagctgagaaataagaagggtgcagttacattgttggggctgtattacagacctcccaacagtgagtgtgaggtagaataacaaataggtaaacagattatgaatagatgtagaggcaatagggtagtggtgatgggagattttagtattcccaacattgactgggatacacttagcgtcagaggtctggatggagtagaatttgtatgaagcatccaggagagtttcctagaacagtatgtcaatagtctgacaagggaaggggccatagaggacctggtactggggagcAAGCCAGGGaaagtggtagaagttgcagtgggagatttctttgggaacagtgaccacaattctgtaagttttagaatactcgtagataaagaagagagcggtcctaagggaagagtactaaactgggccaaggccaattatatctaaattaggcaggagctgggaaatgtggattggacacagctatttgaagggaagtccacatttgagatgtgagaagctttcaaagataggttaacgatagtgcaggataggcatgtcccgttgaagggcaaggttcgtgaaccgtggatgacaggagaaattgtacgactagccaagaggaaaagggaagcatacataaggtctaggcagctaagaacagaacagactctggaggaatatcggaagagtaggacaagtcttaaacaagaatcaagcaggctaaaaggaGTCAGGGAATAGCTTTAgcacagaattaaggagaatcccaaagtattttatttttatataagaagcaagcgggtaattAGAGAAAGGATCTGttcactaaaagataatgaaggaaagctgtgtgccgaacctgagagaatgagtgagattctgaatgattattttgcatcagtgttcactgaggagaggaacatgatgaatcttgagattacagatagaagtttgattagtctggatcgtGTTGGCATaaatagggaagatgtgttgggtatgttAGAGGTTATTAAGATGGACAAATCCCTGGGATcgaatgggatctatcccaggttgctgagggaggcgagagaggaaatagctggagccctgatagatatctttgtggcatccttaaatacaggtgaggtgtcggaggactggaaggttgctcatgttttCTCCCCAtccaagaagggtagtagggatattccgggtaaccacagacagtgagcctgacgttggtgatggggaagttgctggagaggatactgagagataggatctatttacatttagaaaagaatgagcttatcagtgacaggcaacatggttttgtgtgggggagatcgtgccttaccagagttcttcgaggatgtgaccaagttgttagatgaaggaagggctgttgatgtcatataaatggattttagtaaggtgtttgataaggttccccaatgtagactaatggagaaagtgaagtcacatggtgcgcagggtgttctagctaggtggataaagaactggttgagcaacagaaaacagagagtaatagttgaagggagtttctcaaaatggagaaaggtgaccaacggtgttccacaggggtcagtattggggccactgttgtttgtaatatgcataaatgatttagaagacggcactgttggtatgatcagcaagtttgcagatgacacaaagattggtggagtagcagaaagcataagggactgtcagagaatacaagagaatatagatagactggagagttgggcagaaaagtggcagatagctttcaatccagacaaatgtgaggtgatgcatatcggcaagtctaattctagagcgaattatacaatgaatggaagagccttgggaaaaaaattgatgggcagagagatctgggagtgcaggtccattgtatcctgaaggttgctgcacaggtggatagagtggtcaagaaggcatatagtatgcttgccttcattcgacagggtattgagtataagagctggcaggtcatgttaaaattgtacaagatgttagtttggccgcatttagaatactgtgtacagttctggtcgccacattaccaaaaggatgtagatactttggagaaggtgcagagaaggtttacgaggatgttgcctggtatggaaggtacaAGCCATGAAGGGAGGCCGaggaggttaggtttattttcactagaaaaaaggagattgagaggggacctgactgaggtttacaaaatcatgaagggtatagacagggtggatagagacaagctttttcccagggtgaaggattcaataatgagaggtcatgctttcaaggtgagaagtggaaaATTTAAGGGGcaatacacgcggcaagtacttcacacagagggtggtgggcgtttggaacgcgttgccagcagaggtggtagaggcaggcacggtagattcatttaagatgcatttaagGTGGGGAgctgagggatacagatgcttagaattgaccaacaggtttagacagtacatttggatcggctcaggcttggagggccaaagggcctgtacctggctgtaaattttctttgttctttaatttGTATACTTGGTTCCTGACCTTATTACAACcatggtccaaacatggacataAGAGCTGAACTGTAGAGttgagttaaaaatcatacagcacgagattatagtccaacgggtttatttggaagtactagctttcatagtgctgcttcttcatcaggtaacgAGTggtgcaggatcataagacacagaatttatagcaaaagttcacAAAGTTGAGGTGAGAGTTAGagattgaagcagtccatgttcatatACAGCAAGCCTcggaacaatatccaggcttaagTAGATAATTAGTCAGTAACATGatggcaatggccatctccaatgaAAATGAATCTAACATTACACTTTGTGGCATTATTATCACTGTCAACATCATATGAGGTcacccattgaccagaaactgaactcgaCTAACCATACCGTGGTGGCAAGATTTGGACAGAGCCCAAGAATTATGCAGTGAATAGCTCGCCTCCTATCTCCCAAATACCTGTTCTCCATCTACAAGGGAAATGTCAGGACCATGACTGAATACTCTCTACTggcttggatgagtgcagttcctaaAGTACTTAGGAGGTATGActccattcaggacaaagcagcctgccagACTGGCACCCCATCTCTTGCCTTCAATATCACTCTATTCAACACTCTGTTCAGTGACAGAgtgcaccatctacaaaatgcactgtagGAAATCACCAAGGGTTCTCTGACAGCACCTTTCAATCCAGAACCTTTATCACTTAGAAGAATAAGGGCAACAGGGGAAGCTCACCATCACCATGCAAGTTCCCTTTCATGCTGCACCCAATTCTGGCTTGGAActgtatcaccattcctttatTGTTAGTGAGTCTAAATCCTGCAACTTCTTTCTTCACAACATTGTCCTAAAACCTCAAGGAATGAAGTGATTAAAGAAGGTAGATCACTACTATCTTCCGCAGGGtaactggacaataaatgttcacccagccagcgatgctcaaaaaccatgaatgaataaaaaaaatcagaTCTATTCACCACCACTTCTTGCTACCATCAGTCACAGtgctgtaagtcatctaatcctGAAATTTCCTCCAGTAAACCATTGGAAAGATCAAAGTCATTTATGACAGACCTCATTGTGAGACTCCATTCATTTCCCATTCTATTCCTTCTTCCATTGAATCCCACATCCAACTATCTATACAAACACAAACCATCTATGTTTTACAGCCTGCATTCTATTGGATGCCAAAACCTGTTTGTCTATCCATTCTGTCCTTGCTAACTATGTTAGCTCCTAATTCAAAACATTCCCATTTGAAACTTTCCACTTCATATTTAATTTCTTCATGGCCTCTTCTCTCCCTAATTGTGTAACTTTGGTCAACCCTACACTGTTCCTTAAAGTTCCTAGCCCTAACCTTGTGCAAGGGCCAATCATCTTCTGCCCTGTTCACTTTGTCCCATCAATGGCAACAGTGCCAATGTGCTGAAAGCTCCATATTTTGGATTTCTCTCCCTAAACATGCTTTTCTTTGCACACTACTCTTTTCATTAAACAATAGTTTACATTTATAAATTGGTACTAACATGGTAAAGCAGCCCTAACTTATTTTCAGGAATAATTATCAAACAAAATCTGAAACCGAACCACTTGAGAAGACATTAGGAGAGGTGAGCATCGTAAAAGCTGAAAAGGAAACAGAAACTGAGAGTTAGGAAAGAAGTTCCAAAGCTCATGCGCAAATATTTAGAGTCATaggcatacagcatggaaacagactctttggtccaaccagtccatgccagaataccaactaaactagttccacctgcatgctcctggcccatatccctccaaactgttcctattcatacatctatccaaatgtcttttaaaatgttgtgattgtactcaCATCCACTACTCCCTCAGGGAGTTCATTCCATGcgcaaaccatcctctgtgtaaagtatttgCCTTTTTTattgtctctctcctctcaccttaaaatgtgcCCCCAAGTCTTTAAATGtctcatcctagggaaaaggtaactacatctatacccctcattatttacaaacttctagaaggtcaccactcaaactcctacactccaatgaaaaaacgtcccagcctttctttataactcaaatctttcaTACCCGGCAACATTCTGCTTaatctctctgaaccctctccagcttaatagtatccttcctataactaggCAATCAGGAttggacactgtattccagaaaaGGCATTACCAAAgccctatacaacctcaacataatttcccaacttctatactcaaaggcAAGTAAGGCGAATgcttttttaaccaccctgtccacgTGATGCAAACTTGAAAGATATACGTatctgaacccctaggtccctctgttccacacactactcaaggccctaccattaattgtatgagCCCTACCCTTgattgttgtaccaaaatgcaatacctcgcatttatccaggttgaactccatcagcccattgacccatttgatcaagatccctttgtaatcttagaaaaccttcttcactgtctactatgccacaaattttggtgtcatctgtaaacttactaatgatTCTTTCTATATTTGAACAAGCTTTCTCTTTGCATCATTCTTTTTCAGTTGGCACATCCATAAAACACATTTTGCTATATTAACATAACATATATTAGTAGTCACATAAGCGAAAATACATATCAGAAATTCAGACAAAGATGTCAGTGTGGTCCAATGCAGACCTTCAGTCAAATTGACAGTGTGCTTTAATCCATAAAAAGAGGAGACCATTGAATCTCTCGTGCTTTTTCTGCCAACCAATTAGATCATGACAGATCTGTATCTTAACTCTGCCTATCATGCTTTAATATCCTTGCTCAACAAAAATCTTCAATTTaagttttgaaattttcaattaaCTTCTAGCCTCAGCAGCTTTTAGGAGGAAAGATAGTTTAAGTTTTTTCTCTCCCTTTGCATGATGATGTGCTTCCTGAAAAAACCTTTAAATAGTGTGACTGTTCTGATTCCTTGATCTGGACTCTCCACTAAAGGATTTAGTTTGTAATATTGGATCAATTTATAATTTTAAACACCTCATACACCAGTTCTCCTAAACCTAAAGCAATACAAATTGTCATTAAAACTTGTTCATATAATTTAAACCTTTCAGCTCTACTTTCATTCTGGTGAATCCTCATTGCACCTATTTCAGGGCTGATATGTGTTTCCTGAAGCGCAGTGTCCATTAATAAATGCTATTACTCTAAATGGGGCCTGATCAAAGC
The Chiloscyllium punctatum isolate Juve2018m chromosome 5, sChiPun1.3, whole genome shotgun sequence DNA segment above includes these coding regions:
- the LOC140476803 gene encoding interleukin-17C-like codes for the protein MCLRSLMVLIAFIAIIDANEHMGLPTNCRDEIPLHLLKKRISITHPSSILTVLERHDQKINHSCPAWSPELLASSHIEDRSFSPWSYRINEDPKRIPATIPEAVCLCRGCISFSKMKHTLDYISVPVTTTMQVYYHTSCGGHKFQYETKWIEIAVACTCIAPKMGLTYS